The Humulus lupulus chromosome 3, drHumLupu1.1, whole genome shotgun sequence genome window below encodes:
- the LOC133820894 gene encoding (R)-mandelonitrile lyase-like has protein sequence MRKPTVFVLRHLLFFSFTFFATIVRSQQIPRQEANYRSFVINATRFPSEEYFDYIIVGGGTAGCPLAATLSRAFRVLVLERGGVPYGDRNVMFQEGFLTVLADADAYDSPAQAFTSEDGVPNSRGRVLGGSSAVNAGFYSRAEEGFFANSGINWDRKMVNDSFEWVERKIVFRPELKTWQMGVRDGLQEAGVDPYNGFTLDHTTGTKIGGTIFDSFGRRHSAADLLFYSRLSNLKIVVYASVEKILMASNSYPGSHKSATGVVFRDRRGRCHNAMVRGNGEVLLSAGAIGTPQLLMLSGIGPRNYLSSWRIPVAHDLPYVGKFFYDNPRNSISIVPPMPLEQSLIQVVGITPSGAYIEAASNVIPFAAPARTVFIRTPSSPLYLTVATLMSKINGPLSIGSFSLASTDVRVNPIVRFNYFHNPVDLEKCVNGTRTIGDVLRSSSMDEFKFRDGLGNREFRFIGPPLPADQSNFEVMADFCRRTVSTIWHYHGGCLVGKVVDGDFRVFGINSLRIVDGSTFVVSPGTNPQATVMMLGRYVGLKIIRERMKGK, from the exons ATGAGAAAACCCACCGTCTTTGTCTTACGACATTTGCTATTCTTCTCCTTCACCTTCTTCGCCACCATCGTCCGCTCACAGCAAATTCCTCGCCAAG AGGCCAATTACCGGAGTTTTGTAATCAACGCGACTCGCTTCCCATCCGAGGAATACTTCGACTACATCATCGTCGGCGGCGGTACGGCCGGGTGCCCCCTGGCGGCGACCCTGTCACGTGCGTTCCGCGTGCTCGTCCTGGAGCGCGGCGGAGTACCTTACGGCGACCGAAACGTGATGTTCCAAGAGGGTTTCTTGACGGTGCTGGCCGACGCCGACGCGTACGACTCGCCCGCGCAGGCCTTCACCTCGGAGGACGGCGTCCCAAACTCCCGCGGCCGTGTTCTTGGCGGGAGCAGCGCTGTAAACGCCGGCTTCTACAGCCGAGCAGAGGAAGGCTTCTTCGCCAACTCGGGCATTAACTGGGACCGCAAAATGGTCAACGATTCCTTCGAGTGGGTGGAGAGGAAGATCGTGTTCAGGCCAGAGCTCAAGACATGGCAAATGGGGGTTCGAGATGGGCTACAAGAAGCAGGTGTCGACCCCTATAATGGGTTTACGTTAGATCATACAACGGGGACCAAGATCGGTGGCACCATATTCGACAGTTTCGGGAGAAGACACAGTGCTGCCGATCTTTTATTCTACTCAAGACTAAGCAACCTCAAAATTGTGGTGTATGCAAGTGTGGAGAAGATCCTTATGGCCTCGAACAGTTATCCCGGTTCGCACAAATCAGCAACCGGAGTCGTTTTCAGGGACAGAAGAGGAAGGTGCCACAACGCCATGGTGAGAGGAAACGGTGAAGTACTGCTCTCCGCCGGAGCAATCGGTACTCCTCAGCTGCTTATGTTAAGTGGGATTGGTCCAAGAAACTACCTTTCCTCATGGAGAATCCCGGTCGCCCATGATCTTCCCTACGTGGGAAAATTCTTCTACGACAATCCCAGGAACAGTATCTCAATCGTGCCGCCAATGCCTTTAGAACAGTCACTGATTCAAGTGGTGGGAATCACTCCCTCCGGTGCTTACATCGAAGCAGCCTCAAATGTCATCCCTTTCGCCGCCCCAGCCCGAACAGTCTTCATCCGGACCCCATCTTCGCCGCTCTACCTCACCGTGGCCACGCTCATGTCGAAGATCAACGGGCCCTTATCGATTGGCTCGTTCTCGCTAGCTTCCACTGATGTTAGAGTCAACCCCATTGTTAGGTTCAACTACTTCCACAACCCTGTGGACTTGGAGAAGTGTGTGAATGGGACTCGGACCATTGGAGATGTGCTGAGGAGTAGCTCCATGGATGAGTTCAAGTTCAGGGATGGGCTTGGCAATAGGGAGTTTCGATTCATTGGGCCTCCATTGCCGGCTGATCAGTCCAACTTTGAGGTCATGGCAGATTTCTGTAGAAGGACTGTTAGTACCATTTGGCACTATCATGGCGGATGCCTAGTTGGGAAGGTGGTCGATGGTGATTTCAGAGTCTTTGGTATCAATTCGCTGAGAATCGTCGATGGTTCGACGTTTGTGGTTTCGCCGGGGACTAATCCTCAGGCTACTGTTATGATGCTTGGAAG ATATGTTGGTTTAAAGATAATCCGAGAAAGAATGAAAGGAAAATGA
- the LOC133821832 gene encoding mitogen-activated protein kinase kinase 5 — MRPIQSPPPPSSSSSFPGSGKAPPRRRRPDLTLPLPQRDPSLAVPLPLPPTSAPSSSSAAPGVGAGPHLNHNHSQNQNQNHHGSNSSGGNSNQLIHVSELERVSRVGSGAGGTVYKVMHRPTGKLYALKVIYGNHDESVRRQICREIEILRDVDNPNVVKCHDMFDHNGEIEVLLEFMDRGSLEGQKIPREQDLADLARQTLRGLAYLHSRRIVHRDIKPSNLLIDTRNQVKIADFGVSRILEQTMDPCNSSVGTIAYMSPERINTDLNQGQYDGYAGDIWSLGVSILEFYLGRFPFAVGRQGDWASLMCAICMSQPPEAPATASREFRDFIACCLQRDPRRRWTAARLLRHPFIAQNTAGANQVLHNVHQLLPPPPRPLPS, encoded by the coding sequence ATGAGACCGATTCAATCTCCGCCGCCgccttcttcttcgtcttcttttCCGGGGTCAGGCAAAGCTCCGCCAAGACGACGTCGTCCTGACCTAACACTACCGCTTCCTCAGCGAGACCCGTCTCTCGCTgtgcctcttcctcttcctccgaCGTCGGCTCCGTCATCTTCTTCCGCCGCCCCCGGGGTCGGTGCTGGACCACATCTGAATCATAACCATAGCCAGAATCAGAATCAGAATCACCATGGGAGCAATAGCAGTGGTGGTAACAGTAATCAGCTCATCCATGTCTCGGAACTTGAGCGTGTGAGCCGAGTCGGGAGCGGAGCCGGGGGAACGGTTTACAAGGTGATGCACCGGCCGACCGGGAAGCTCTATGCGCTGAAGGTGATCTATGGGAACCACGATGAGTCTGTCCGTCGCCAGATCTGCCGTGAGATCGAGATCCTTCGCGATGTTGATAACCCTAACGTGGTCAAGTGCCATGATATGTTCGACCACAACGGTGAAATCGAGGTCCTTCTTGAGTTCATGGACCGTGGCTCGCTCGAAGGTCAGAAGATCCCTCGTGAACAGGACCTCGCCGACCTCGCTCGCCAAACCCTCCGTGGACTCGCCTATCTCCATAGCCGTCGGATCGTTCATCGGGATATCAAACCGTCTAATCTGCTGATCGATACGCGAAACCAGGTAAAGATCGCCGATTTCGGAGTGAGTCGGATCTTGGAACAGACCATGGATCCTTGCAATTCTTCTGTCGGAACCATTGCGTACATGAGTCCAGAGAGGATCAATACAGATCTCAATCAGGGTCAATACGACGGATACGCCGGTGACATTTGGAGCTTGGGGGTCAGCATCCTCGAATTCTATCTCGGCAGATTCCCCTTCGCCGTCGGCCGCCAAGGCGATTGGGCGAGTTTGATGTGTGCCATCTGCATGTCGCAGCCACCGGAGGCTCCTGCCACGGCGTCGAGAGAGTTCAGGGATTTCATTGCTTGTTGCTTGCAGAGAGACCCCAGAAGGCGGTGGACGGCTGCGAGGCTGTTGCGTCATCCATTCATAGCTCAGAACACAGCTGGGGCCAACCAGGTTCTTCACAATGTCCATCAACTTCTTCCTCCTCCCCCACGCCCCCTTCCTTCCTAG